Part of the Rhizobium viscosum genome is shown below.
GAGGCCCCACCCGTGATCAGAGCGACCTTGCCGCTCAAGGAAAAGTTCAAATCAACCTGTTTTGAATCAGTCATGGCTTTCTTCTCAACCTGTCGGGATATGGGGCGGGATCTTCATCCCGCCCCAGGGAGGATCACTTGCGGGTGGAAAGCAGCTTATCGACGTTTTCAGCCGTCACCGGGGTCCACGGGACATTATAGGTCTTATCCTTGCCGTCGTTCCACGGCATATCCTTGTAGGTGGTCCAGATATCGGATTCCGGCTTATAGTCGCCCTTCTTGGCATTGAAGATCGCAAGATCCAGAGCGCCCTGCGCCTGGGCGCGAGCATCCTGAAGGATCGAGGTCATCTCACCGGCCTTGGCGGCCCGCAGCGCGTCGGTGACGCCGTCGATACCGGCGATGGCGAAGCTCTTGACGTCGAGCCCCGCAGCCTTGATCGCCTCGATGGCGCCGAGCGCCATTTCATCGTTCTGGCCGATAATGCCGTTGATCTGGTTCGGGTGCGACGTCAGCCAGTTCTCCATCAGCGTCTGGGCCTCGGCGCGCGACCAGTTTGCAGTCTGGTCTTCGAGAACCTTGACGTTAGGGCACTCGGCCAACGCCTTCTTGTTACCCTGAAGGCGCTGGATCTGCGCCGACTGGCCGACCGGACCCTCGATGATGACGACATTGCCCTTGCAGCCGATCTTGTCCAGCACACTCTTGGCTTCGAGATAACCGGAAACCGTGTCGTCGGAGCCGACATAGGAGGTCAATTGATCAGAATTGACACGGGTGTTGGAGCCGATGACCGGAATGCCGGCATCGACCGCGGACTGAACAGCAGATGCACCGGCATCGACGTCGATCGGAGCGAAGATGATGGCGTTGTACTTCTGCGTGATCATCGTCTTGAACTGATCCTGCTGGACCAGTGCGTCATAACGGCCGTCGAAAACCGTCAGTTCGACCTCGCCGCTCTTGACAGCCGGGTGGTCCTGGAGGGCTGCCGTCCAGATCTGCATGAATTCTGCGTTGAGGCCGT
Proteins encoded:
- a CDS encoding substrate-binding domain-containing protein; translated protein: MRKLLIALASATALLATSAAAQEKIKIGAAPYGLNAEFMQIWTAALQDHPAVKSGEVELTVFDGRYDALVQQDQFKTMITQKYNAIIFAPIDVDAGASAVQSAVDAGIPVIGSNTRVNSDQLTSYVGSDDTVSGYLEAKSVLDKIGCKGNVVIIEGPVGQSAQIQRLQGNKKALAECPNVKVLEDQTANWSRAEAQTLMENWLTSHPNQINGIIGQNDEMALGAIEAIKAAGLDVKSFAIAGIDGVTDALRAAKAGEMTSILQDARAQAQGALDLAIFNAKKGDYKPESDIWTTYKDMPWNDGKDKTYNVPWTPVTAENVDKLLSTRK